A part of Tiliqua scincoides isolate rTilSci1 chromosome 13, rTilSci1.hap2, whole genome shotgun sequence genomic DNA contains:
- the RNF216 gene encoding E3 ubiquitin-protein ligase RNF216 — MTSQELPCVSRSRNVAWGEIAAVLQVPERGKLPCSGPIELNVVHSPAAMAGWEASHLRSTVEIPGWYRGKEPLFLPPPLPGSETCRKCQGLWKEHMNLTCEQLAEKDDIKYRTSIEEKMTAARIRKCHKCATGLIKSEGCNRMSCRCGSQMCYLCRAAINGYDHFCQHPRSPGAPCQDCAKCSLWTDPTEDDEKIIQEIQKDAEEEQKRKNGENSFKRIGPPLEKPAEKIPRIEAIPRPVPQNLHHQMPPYPFVHPPFHLPPVRPLYNNIGPINIGPIPAPYVPPLPNMRVNYDFPQMNLQLEHNLPMHFGPQPRHRF, encoded by the exons ATGACCTCTCAAGAGCTGCCCTGTGTCAGTAGAAGCCGCAACGTGGCCTGGGGGGAGATTGCTGCAGTACTTCAAGTCCCTGAACGTGGGAAGCTGCCTTGCAGTGGGCCCATCGAGCTCAATGTCGTCCAT AGCCCTGCAGCAATGGCTGGCTGGGAGGCATCCCATCTCCGCAGCACAGTGGAGATCCCAGGGTGGTATCGAGGTAAAGAGCCTCTCTTTCTGCCGCCCCCTCTCCCCGGCAGC GAGACCTGTCGGAAGTGCCAGGGCCTGTGGAAGGAGCACATGAACCTCACCTGTGAACAACTGGCTGAGAAAGACGATATAAAATATAGAACGTCTAT AGAAGAGAAGATGACAGCTGCCCGCATTAGGAAATGTCACAAGTGCGCGACAGGCCTGATTAAATCCGAAGGCTGCAACCGCATGTCCTGCCGCTGTGGATCCCAGATGTGCTACCTCTGCCGAGCCGCCATTAACGGGTATGACCACTTCTGCCAGCACCCGCGCTCCCCAGGAGCCCCGTGCCAGGATTGCGCCAAGTGTTCTCTCTGGACGGACCCCACG GAGGATGATGAGAAGATCATCCAGGAAATCCAGAAAGATGCTgaagaggagcagaagaggaagaatggAG aAAACAGTTTTAAGCGGATTGGTCCCCCACTagagaagcctgcagagaaaaTCCCACGGATTGAAGCCATTCCCAGGCCGGTTCCGCAGAACCtccaccaccaaatgcccccttacccgtTCGTTCAccctcccttccacctgccccccGTGCGCCCGCTGTATAACAACATTGGCCCCATTAACATTGGTCCCATCCCCGCCCCCTATGTCCCCCCGCTGCCCAACATGCGGGTGAACTACGATTTCCCCCAGATGAACCTACAGCTGGAACACAATCTCCCTATGCACTTTGGTCCACAACCTCGGCATCGGTTCTGA